One window from the genome of Fusobacterium russii ATCC 25533 encodes:
- the tgt gene encoding tRNA guanosine(34) transglycosylase Tgt: MKKLPVTYTLEAKDGKARAGLIKTPHGDIETPVFMPVGTQATVKTMSKEELIDIGSEIILGNTYHLYLRPNDELIARLGGLHKFMNWDRPILTDSGGFQVFSLGDLRKIKEEGVYFSSHIDGSKHFISPEKSINIQNNLGSDIVMLFDECPPGLSTREYILPSIERTTRWARRCIEAHKNKDTQGLFAIVQGGIYEDMREKSLEELKKMDEAFSGYAIGGLAVGEPREDMYRILDYIVEKCPEDKPRYLMGVGEPVDMLNAVESGIDMMDCVQPTRLARHGTVFTKDGRLVIKSVKYSEDTRPLDEECDCYVCRNYSRAYIRHLIKVQEVLGLRLTSYHNLYFLIKLMKDSREAIKSGKFKEFKEEFIKRYEKK; this comes from the coding sequence ATGAAAAAATTACCTGTGACATATACTTTGGAAGCAAAAGACGGAAAAGCGAGAGCAGGATTGATAAAAACACCTCATGGAGATATAGAAACTCCTGTTTTTATGCCGGTTGGCACTCAAGCCACTGTAAAAACTATGTCAAAAGAAGAGCTTATAGATATAGGAAGTGAAATAATATTAGGAAATACTTATCATTTATATCTAAGACCAAATGATGAGTTGATAGCAAGGCTTGGGGGTTTACATAAGTTTATGAATTGGGATAGACCAATTCTCACAGATAGTGGTGGTTTTCAGGTATTTAGCTTAGGTGATTTGAGAAAGATAAAAGAAGAAGGTGTCTATTTTAGTTCACATATTGATGGTTCAAAACATTTTATATCTCCAGAAAAGTCTATAAATATCCAAAATAATCTTGGCTCAGACATAGTTATGCTCTTTGATGAATGCCCTCCGGGATTATCTACAAGAGAATATATATTGCCCTCTATTGAAAGGACAACAAGATGGGCTAGAAGATGTATAGAAGCTCATAAAAATAAGGATACACAAGGATTATTCGCAATAGTTCAAGGTGGAATTTATGAGGATATGAGAGAAAAGAGTTTAGAAGAGCTAAAAAAAATGGATGAAGCTTTTTCTGGTTATGCAATAGGAGGTCTGGCGGTTGGAGAACCGAGAGAGGATATGTACCGAATATTAGATTATATCGTTGAAAAATGTCCTGAAGATAAGCCTAGATACCTTATGGGAGTTGGAGAACCTGTAGATATGCTAAATGCAGTTGAGAGCGGAATTGATATGATGGACTGTGTTCAGCCAACTAGACTTGCACGACATGGAACAGTTTTTACAAAAGATGGAAGACTTGTTATAAAAAGTGTAAAATATTCTGAAGATACAAGACCCCTTGATGAAGAATGCGACTGTTATGTATGTAGGAATTACAGTAGGGCATATATACGTCATCTGATTAAGGTTCAGGAGGTTTTGGGGCTACGTTTAACTTCTTATCACAATTTATATTTTTTAATAAAGCTTATGAAAGACTCAAGAGAAGCTATAAAAAGTGGTAAATTTAAAGAATTTAAAGAAGAATTTATAAAAAGATATGAAAAAAAATAA